The Couchioplanes caeruleus nucleotide sequence GCTCGGCGGGATGCCCTCCGGCGACCTGTTCGCCCTCGCCAACGCCGTCGCCGCGCTCGTCGACGCGCCGGTGACGATCGAGGACCCCGACTCGCGCGTGCTGGCCTTCTCCGGGCGCCAGGAGGAGGCGGACAAGTCCCGGGTGGAGACGATCCTGGGCCGGCAGGTGCCCGAGCGGTACGCGCGGATGCTGTCGCGTACCGGCGTGACCCGGGACCTGCACCGCAGCGAGCAGCCGGTGTTCGTGACGCCGCCGCCGGATGCGGGCGACTTCTCGGTGCCCCGGGTGGCGGTGGCGGTCCGCGCCGGCGACGAGTTCCTCGGCTCGATCTGGGCCGCGGTCCGCAGGCCGCTGACCCCGGACCGGTCGCGGGCGTTCAGCGACGCCGCCAACCTGGTCGCGCTGCACATGCTGCGGCTGCGGGCGGGCGCCGACGTCGAGCGGCGGCTGCGGACCGAGCTGGTCGGCACGGCGCTCGAGGGCGGCGCCGGCGCGCGCGACTCCCTGGCCCGCCTCGGCCTGGCCGACCGGCCGCTGGTGATCCTCGCGGTCGGGATGACGGACCCGTCCGGCGCCGGCGCCGCCGACACCTCCGGGCTCGCGGCCCAGCGGCAGCGGATGAGCGACGCGCTGGCGATGCACCTGAGCGCGGTGCACGCCGGCAGCGCGGTGGCCCTGCTGGGCGACATCACGTACGGTCTGCTGCCGGTCACCGCCGGCGACGGCGAGCGGCAGGCGGAACGGGCGGCCACCGGCTTCCTGGACCGCATCGGGGAGCGGGCCTGCCTCGTGGCCGGGGTGAGCCCGGTGGCGTCCTCGGTGGCGGAGCTGCCCACCGCGCGGGCCGGCGCCGACCGGGCGTTGCGGGTGCTGCGCGGCCACCCCGGCACCCGCCGCGTGGCCCGCCTGACCGACGTGCACACCGAGGCCATGCTGCTGGAGCTGCGCGACGCCGTCGCGGCCCGCGGGGACACGCCCAGCGGACCGGTGGCGCGGCTGCTGGCGTACGACGCGGAGCACAACGCCCGGCTGGTCGAGACCCTCGCCGCGTGGCTCGACGCGTTCGGCGACGTGGTGGCGGCCGCGGCGGTGCTGCACGTGCACCCCAACACGTTCCGCTACCGGCTGCGCCGCCTCGCCGAGCTGGGCGCCGTCGACCTGGCCGACCCGGACGCCCGGTTCGGCGCGATGCTGCAACTGCGGGTGTTCACGCCGCTGGCGTAACCGACGAGAGCGGCCCCCGCTTCTCGTCGCCGCGCACCAAGACACCGCACCACGGCACCGGGCAGGCTTCGCGCAAGGAAGCCGACGACCCTTGGAGGAGGGTGCCGTGCCGCGTCGCCAGCGCATCGAGGATCTCCTGGCCCTGACCGTGCCCGCGCAGCCGGCGCTGTCCCACGACGGCCGGGTCGCGTACGTGCGGTGCACCGCCGACGCCGACGCCGATCGCGTCCGGTACGAGCTCTGGTGCGCCGGGGACGGCAGCGACCCGCGCCGGCTCACCCGCGGCCCGGCCGACACCGCGCCGGCGTGGTCACCGGACGGCAGCCGGCTCGCCTTCCTGCGCGCGGGCGACGGCCCCGCGCAGGTGTGGCTGCTGCCGGCCGCCGGCGGTGAGCCGGAGCGGCTCACCGACCTGCCGCTCGGTGCGGGCCGGCCGGTGTGGAGCCCTGACGGCACCCGGATCGCCTTCGCGGCGGCCGTGGACATCACCGCCGCCCCGGGCGAGGACGCCGGCGCGGCCGGGCGCCGCCGCACGCACGCCCCCGTGGTGATCGACCGGCTCGACTACCAGGCCGACGGCACCGGCCTGCTGCGCGGCATGCGCAAGCACCTCTTCCTCGTCGACGTCACGACCGGCCGGTGCCGGCAGCTGACCGACGGCGACTGGCACGCCGGCGACCCCGCCTGGTCGCCGGACTCCACCCGGCTCGCGTTCACCGCCGCCACCGCGCCCGACGCCGACCTGGTCGCGCGGGCACCCGTGCACGTGCTCGAGGTGGACGACCGGCACGCCCGGCCGCGCGTGGCAGGGCTGCGGGACGGCTTCGGCAGCACCGTGACCTGGACGCCGGACGGACAGGCGCTGATCGTCGTCGGGATGACCGGTGACCCGGTCGGGCACGCCCGGCTGCTGCGCGTACCGCTCGACGGGGGCGAGGTGCGCGACCTGGCCGCGGGGCTCGATCGCAACGTGATGCCGGGCGCACCCGGTTACCCGGGCGGGACGCCACAGTTCACCGCCGACGGCGCGACGCTGCTGTTCTGCGTACGCGACCGCGGCTGCACCCACGTGTACGCCGTCGACGCGGCCGGCGGCGACCCGCGCCCGGTGGTGGCGGGGGCCGGCCGCGTCGTGTCCGGGTTGTCCGTGGCCGGTGCGCAAGCCGCCGTGGTGCTCGCGACCCCCGCCTCGTACGGCGACGTGGTGACGGTCGACGTGGCCGGCGGCGGGGAAACGGTGCTGACCGGCGGTGGCGACACCGATGTGGAGCTGTTCCCGCGCGAGGAACGCGAGTTCACCATCGCCGACGGCACGGTCGTGCACGGCTGGCTGATCCGCGACCCCGAGGCGCAGGGCCCGGGCCCGCTGCTGCTGGACATCCACGGCGGCCCGCACAACGCGTGGAACGGCGCCGCCGACGACGTGCACCTCTACCACCAGGAGCTCGTCGCCGACGGCTGGGCGGTGCTGCTGCTCAACCCGCGGGCCAGCGACGGCTACGGCGAGCGGTTCTTCACCGCCACCCAGGGCGCCTGGGGCGAGGCCGACGCCGCCGACTTCCTCGAGCCGATCGACGACCTGGTCGCCGAGGGCGTCGCCGACCCGCAGCGGCTGGCGGTGACCGGCTACAGCTACGGCGGCTACATGACCTGCTACCTGACCGCGCACGACGAGCGGTTCGCCGCCGCGGTGGCCGGGGGCGTGGTCAGCGACCTCGCCAGCATGGCCGGCACGTCCGACGACGGGGCGTTCCTGGCGGCGTACGAGCTGGGCGGCCCACCCTGGCAGCACCCGGACCGGTACGCCGCCATGTCGCCGATGACCTGGGTCGGCGAGGTCGCGACGCCGACGCTGATCCTGCACGGCGAGGCCGACGTGCGCTGCCCGGCCGGGCAGGCCCAGCAGTGGTACACCGCGCTGCGCGAACGCCGGATCCCGGCCGAGCTGGTGCTCTACCCCGGCGCGTCGCACCTGGTCATCGTGGACGGACCGCCGTCGCAGCGCCTCGACTACAACCGCCGCGTCGCCGAGTGGGTACGCCGCCACACCGGGCACCGCCCGCCCCCGCTCGACGCCGCCCACTGGCAGCGCCGGCTGGCCGCGCTCGCCGAGCGGCACCGGGTGCCCGGGGCCGTGCTCGGCGTGCTGCGGCTGCGAGCGGGC carries:
- a CDS encoding serine hydrolase, translated to MPRRQRIEDLLALTVPAQPALSHDGRVAYVRCTADADADRVRYELWCAGDGSDPRRLTRGPADTAPAWSPDGSRLAFLRAGDGPAQVWLLPAAGGEPERLTDLPLGAGRPVWSPDGTRIAFAAAVDITAAPGEDAGAAGRRRTHAPVVIDRLDYQADGTGLLRGMRKHLFLVDVTTGRCRQLTDGDWHAGDPAWSPDSTRLAFTAATAPDADLVARAPVHVLEVDDRHARPRVAGLRDGFGSTVTWTPDGQALIVVGMTGDPVGHARLLRVPLDGGEVRDLAAGLDRNVMPGAPGYPGGTPQFTADGATLLFCVRDRGCTHVYAVDAAGGDPRPVVAGAGRVVSGLSVAGAQAAVVLATPASYGDVVTVDVAGGGETVLTGGGDTDVELFPREEREFTIADGTVVHGWLIRDPEAQGPGPLLLDIHGGPHNAWNGAADDVHLYHQELVADGWAVLLLNPRASDGYGERFFTATQGAWGEADAADFLEPIDDLVAEGVADPQRLAVTGYSYGGYMTCYLTAHDERFAAAVAGGVVSDLASMAGTSDDGAFLAAYELGGPPWQHPDRYAAMSPMTWVGEVATPTLILHGEADVRCPAGQAQQWYTALRERRIPAELVLYPGASHLVIVDGPPSQRLDYNRRVAEWVRRHTGHRPPPLDAAHWQRRLAALAERHRVPGAVLGVLRLRAGGEDELVEAAYGVVNADSGVATTTDSVFQIGSISKVWTATLALQLVDDGKLELDAPIVDVLPELRLSDPGVAAKVTMRHLLTHTSGIDGDVFTDTGRGDDCVEKYVAGLADVAQNHPLGATWSYCNSGYVLAGRVIEKLTGGTWDEAVRRRLSEPLGLRRTGTLPEEALLHRTAAGHSSGPDGPVRTPVWMLPRSMGPAGLINATAADLLRFARLHLSGGLAPDGTRLLSEAAAAEMATEQVELPDKDVLGDSWGLGWIRFGWDGRRLVGHDGNTIGQAAFLRLLPEQGLAIALLTNIDDGRGLYQDLYSEILAEVAGVRMPEPFAPPAEPVDANLPEHLGTYERAGSRIEVLDGADGPRLRMTVTGPLAELTPDPVQELDLVPVSAGRFAVRLPESGTWIPVTFYRLPTGERYVHLGVRATPKVA
- a CDS encoding helix-turn-helix domain-containing protein, encoding MSQQPRASLGRVLDDLGATLLELVHGDPGTGDPIGGVAIHDPYDEPSLPPHALVLGVGLREPAEITALLRTLGRHGAAGLVLRAPVPAADELRAAARDAGVAVLALTRGASWAQLAALLRSMLSQGDVGDAGPETLGGMPSGDLFALANAVAALVDAPVTIEDPDSRVLAFSGRQEEADKSRVETILGRQVPERYARMLSRTGVTRDLHRSEQPVFVTPPPDAGDFSVPRVAVAVRAGDEFLGSIWAAVRRPLTPDRSRAFSDAANLVALHMLRLRAGADVERRLRTELVGTALEGGAGARDSLARLGLADRPLVILAVGMTDPSGAGAADTSGLAAQRQRMSDALAMHLSAVHAGSAVALLGDITYGLLPVTAGDGERQAERAATGFLDRIGERACLVAGVSPVASSVAELPTARAGADRALRVLRGHPGTRRVARLTDVHTEAMLLELRDAVAARGDTPSGPVARLLAYDAEHNARLVETLAAWLDAFGDVVAAAAVLHVHPNTFRYRLRRLAELGAVDLADPDARFGAMLQLRVFTPLA